The following nucleotide sequence is from Psychroflexus torquis ATCC 700755.
ATTGGAATTTTGGTGATGTCTCTTAATATATTGGTAGACACCATTTTTATAGGCAACTGGGTCGGCTCTATTGGGATTGCTGCAATTAATGTGGTACTCCCAGTGTCTTTTTTCATTGCGGCTTTAGGTATGGCTATAGGAATTGGTGGCTCGTCTATTATTTCACGAGCCTTAGGCGCAAATAACGATAAGAAGGCGCTCAAAACCTTTGGAAATCAAATCACCATCACCTTGCTGGTTACCATTACTATGGTAGTGGTTGGTTTAACTTTTATCGATCAATTAATTCCTGCTTTTGGTGGGAAGGGTGATATTTTTGATCCAGCAAGAATCTATTATAGAGTTGTGCTATACGGTGTTCCTGTATTGGCTTTGGCCATGATGGGAAATACAGTCATTAGAGCAGAAGGTAAGCCCAAGTTTGCCATGGTGGCCATGATTATCCCATCGGTGGGTAATCTCATTATGGACTATGTCTTTATCAATATTTTAGATTATGGAATGCTTGGTGCCGCTTGGGCAACTACAGGATCGTATATTTTATGTTTATCTTATATAGTATGGTTTTTCCTTTCTAAAAATTCAGAATTAAAAATTCGATTTTCAGACTTTGGTTTTGACTATGAAATCTTGAAAGAAATCGGAGCCTTAGGCTTTGTAACCCTCTCCAGACAGGCAATTGTGAGTGTAACCTACCTTCTGTTAAACAATATATTATTCGATCTCGGCGGAGAATCATCAGTGGCTACCTATGCGATTATCTCAAGGATGCTTATGTTTGCTCTGTTCCCCGTTTTGGGAGTTACCCAAGGTTTTCTCCCTATTGCAAGTTATAACTACGGCGCTGAAGAATACGGTAGATTGAGAGAAACTATAAATAAAGCTATTGGTTATGCTTCGGCTGTGGCTTTTATTGTTTTTGCTCTCATTATGATTTTTCCAGAAACCATTGTATCGGTATTTACTCAAGATGCTCAAGTTCTTAGAGATACCCCAAGCGCTATGCGTTGGGTGTTTGCTGCTGTTCCTGTTATCGCCTTGCAATTGATAGGTTCCGCCTATTTTCAAGCCATAGGGAAAGCGGGTCCTGCCTTGTTACTCACGCTGTCTAGGCAAGGGTTTACTTTTATTCCTTTAATTTTGATTTTACCTCAATTTTACGGTGAGTTTGGGGTTTGGATTTCCTTCCCCTTAGCAGATATTTTATCCACAATCATCACTGGTTACTTTTTGAGAAAAGAAGTGAAAACAACTTTGATGGTCGATGAAAAATCAAATCAAGACATAAAGGCGACTTAACAAACCATGGCAATGTGATGTGTTCAAGATGCATTGTTTATCTTTGGACTCTAAATTAATCGAGTACAGCTGTGGACTATAATTACATCAAATCTCTTCATCTTATTTTCGTAATCACTTGGTTTGCGGGATTGTTTTATGTACCCCGTTTGTTCATATATCATATCGAAGCCCGGCAAAAGCCACAGCCAGATAGAGATATCTTAAGTGAACAGCTTAAGATCATGGCCAAACGCTTATGGTATATCATTACTTGGCCTTCGGCTGTATTGTCCACTATTTTTGCCGTTTGGCTTTTAATTCTTGTGCCAGGATGGTTAGAACAAGGGTGGATGCACGTGAAGCTTGTCTTTGTTGGTTTATTGTTTGCTTACCACATCAAAAATCAATTTATCTTTAAACAGTTTCAAAACGATGATATCCGCTGGACTTCTAATGGAATGCGACTTTGGAATGAAGGACCCACTCTTATCTTGTTTGCTATTGTTTTTCTAGTGATCTTGAAAAACTCCATCAGTTGGATATGGGCCTTGTTAGGTCTTCTTGGTTTAGGCGTCATACTTATGTTAGGCGTTAAACTTTATAAGCGAATTAGGAATCCAAAGCCTTCGGTTTGATGTTCAATTATAAAAAATCTTTACGTACTCGTATTTTTATTTCTATGATTGCTCTGGTTGTCGCTGCCTCTATACTTATTGCAGGGGTAACCATTTATCAGTTTACACAGGAGGCCAAAGAGTTGCATCGCGAAAAACTCAACCGCAAAGAAAACGCGATCCGTGCCAATATCAACTATGTCCTAAGAACGACGACTTATCCAGTAGATACTAAAAATCTATCCCTTATTTTCAAAGAAAAGATCTACGAGATTCAAGATATTCATAATACTGAAATCAATATCTACGATCTTGATGGGTACCTTTTGAAATCTTCGTTTGCGACGTTTTATATGGATTCTGTAGAAACGCGAATGGAGCCTGAAAAAGTAGAATCCCTCGAAAATTCTGCTGAAAAAAAATACGTTGATAATTTCAAAATCAATGATCAAAATTATCAATCGTCCTATACTTATATTTTAGATAATTATTTTAAGCCTATAGGGATTTTGAACCTACCTTATATCGAAGATGACGGCTTTTTAGAACAAGAGCTTCGTGGATTTTTGATTCTTCTTTCTCAAGTATATTTGATTATGCTTATATCTGCCATAGTTCTCGCCTATTTCTTATCTAAATACATCACCAGGTCTTTACAAAGTGTAAGTCAAAAAATTATAAAAACACGTCTAGACCAACCAAATCCTAAAATTTCTTTGGAAGAAATCAGTTATGAAATAAGACCACTCATCAAGGCCTATAACGAAATGATTGATGAACTTGAGATCAGCGCTTTAAAGTTAGCCAAAACAGAAAGGGAAGAAGCTTGGAGGCAAATGGCTAGGCAAGTGGCTCATGAGATTAAAAACCCATTGACCCCGATGCGTTTAAGCATGCAAAGTTTTGAGAGAAAATTTAATCCAAATGATCCCCAAATTAAAGAACGGGTTAATGAATTTTCTAAAACTATTGTTCAACAAATCGATAATTTGAGTGCTATTGCTAGTGCCTTTTCAGACTTTGCAAAAATGCCTGCTCAACAAAATGAAACTCTTAATGCTGTTGAAATTCTAAGATTAGCCTTGGAAATTTTTAATGAAAATCATATTCACTTTAATCCTGAAAAAGAGAATATAAAAATTAAGTTTGATAGAAACCAACTGATAAGGATCATTACTAATTTGGTCAAAAATGCCTTGCAAGCGACGGAACATCTAGAAAATCCCGTTATAGAAGTTAAGATTTCTACCCAAGAAGATGATGTAATGATAAGCGTTGAAGATAATGGAAGCGGAATTCCAATAGACATGCAAGAGCGTATTTTTGAGCCGAGGTTTACAACCAAATCTAGCGGAATGGGTTTAGGCTTAGGAATGGTTAAAAATATCATTGAAACTTATAAAGGAGATATAAAACTGACCTCAAAACTTGAGGAAGGCACTATCTTTACACTTAAACTACCAAAATCCAATACTCATGACATTTGAAAATTTACAAGTTGATATTGAAAACCGCATTGCAACAGTGCGAATTGATAGACCTAAAAAACTAAATGCACTCAATCGTGAGACTATTGAAGAGTTACACCAGGCTTTTAAAGCTTTACTAAGCGATGAAGACACAGCTGTGGTTATTCTAACTGGTAGTGGAGAAAAGGCTTTTGTCGCTGGTGCAGATATTTCAGAGTTTTCAGACTATTCTGTGAAAGAAGGGAAGGACCTAGCAGCCAAAGGCCAAGAGACAGTATTCGATTACATCTCTAATTTTCCAAAACCAGTTATTGCAGCCGTCAATGGTTTTGCTTTGGGAGGTGGCTTGGAGTTGGCCATGTCTGCCCATTTTAGAGTGGCTAGTGATAATGCAAAACTGGGACTTCCAGAAACTTCACTAGGGGTTATTCCTGGTTATGGAGGCACACAGCGCTTGCCACAATTAGTAGGTAAAGGTAGAGCTATGGAAATGATTATGACGGCAGGAATGATCGATGCCACTACCGCAAAAGACTATGGATTGGTCAATCATGTGACGACGATTGAAGAGTTGTTACCACTAGCTCATAAACTAGCTGGAAAAATCCTTAATAATTCTATGGTAGCCATTTCTTCTGCTATCGCAGCTGTGAACGATAATTATAAAGATGGTGTGAATGGATTTGATACAGAAATTGAAAATTTCGGAACATCTTTTGGTACTGATGATTTTAAAGAAGGCACCCAGGCTTTTTTAAACAAACGCAAAGCAAATTTTAAATAAATACCTTTTATGTTTCCATTGCAAAGACACCGTCGCTTAAGACAAAACGATTCTATACGATCGCTGATAAGAGAAACCCATTTAAGCCCAACTGATTTTATTGTCCCCTTATTTGTAGTTGAGGGAAAAGGCGTAAAAGATGAAATCGATTCCATGCCTAATTATTATAGGTTTAGTTTGGATTTGCTCGCCAAGGAAGTCAAAGAACTTTGGCAAATGGGATTGAAGTCAGTTTTGCTTTTTGTAAAAGTCGAAGACGCTTTAAAAGACAATCGTGGTGTAGAAGCTACAAACCCTGATGGATTGATGCAGCGAGCGATAAAGACCGTAAAGAATGCAGCTCCCGAAATGTTGGTTATGACCGATGTGGCTTTAGATCCCTACTCTATTTATGGACACGACGGTATTGTCGATCAAGGGAAAATAGTAAACGATAGAACCAATTCTTTTCTTGCTCAAATGGCTCTAAGCCATGCTCAAGCTGGAGCCAATTTTGTTGCCCCTAGCGATATGATGGATGGAAGAATCTTAGAGATTCGAAGTGTTTTGGAAGATGCTCATTTTATGGATACCGGCATTATGAGCTATTCAGCTAAGTTTGCCTCTGCTTTTTATGGTCCATTTAGAGATGCTCTAGATTCTGCTCCAGTGGATGTTAAAGGTATTCCTAAGGATAAGAAGACGTATCAAATGGATTTTGCCAATAGGAGTGAAGCTTTAAAAGAGACCTTTTCAGATATCGATGAAGGGGCAGATATCGTGATGGTAAAACCAGGACTTTGTTACCTGGATATTGTAAGAGATATAGCTAATGAAGTGGAAGTGCCTGTGGCTGTTTATCAAGTGAGTGGAGAATATGCAATGCTAAAAGCGGCTTCAGCCAGAGGCTGGTTAGATCATGATGCTGTGATGCTAGAACAACTCACAGCTATTAAGAGAGCAGGGGCTAGTATGATTGCAAGTTATTTTGCTAAAGATGCGGTCAAATTACTATAGGCTTTTATTTTTTCTGAATTAGATTCCAATAGATTACCAATACAAAATCAATGATTAAAAACGATTTATTTTTAAAAGCTTTACGAGGAGAAACTGTTGAACGGCCTCCAGTTTGGATGATGAGACAAGCGGGGCGTTATCTTCCAGATTTTATGAAGCTAAAAGCCAAATATGATTTCTTTACGCGCTGCAGAACATCAGAGCTAGCCACAGAAATTACAGTGATGCCAATTCACCAAGTCGGTACCGATGCCGCTATATTGTTTAGCGATATTTTGGTAGTGCCGCAAGCGATGAATATAGAAGTGCAAATGAAACCTAATTTTGGGCCATGGCTTCCCAATCCTATACGAGATCGTAAAAGTTTAGATCAAGTGATTGTCCCCGATGTTTATGAAGAATTGGGATACGTCTACGAGGCGATAAAAATGACCAAGAAAGAATTGAACGATGAGGTTCCTTTAATCGGTTTTGCAGGCTCTCCCTGGACTATTTTCTGCTATTGTGTACAAGGACAAGGCTCCAAAAATTTTGACAAGGCCAAAGAGTTCTGTTTTACAGAACCTCAAATGGCCCATGAACTTCTTCAAAAAATCACAGATACGACTATTGCTTACCTCAAAGGAAAAGTTGAAGCTGGTGTAGACGCTGTTCAAGTTTTTGATTCTTGGGGTGGAATGCTATCACCAGTAGATTATCAAGAATTTTCTTGGCCATATATCCAGCAGATTATAGATGCCTTGAAAGATATGATCCCTGTAATTGCTTTTGGGAAAGGCTGCTGGTTTGCTTTGGATGTCATGGCAAAATCTGGGGCTTCAGCGCTTGGTGTGGACTGGACTTGCTCAGGTCGAAACGCTAGATATTTATCCGGCGGAAATATAACATTGCAGGGAAATTTTGATCCTTCTAGATTATTTTCTCCTCCCAAAGACATCAAACGAATGGTTCATGAAATGATCGACGAGTTTGGAAAAGACCGCTACATCGTGAATTTAGGACATGGTATTTTACCCAATATTCCCGTAGAAAATGCAAAAGCTTTTGTAGAGGCAGTTAAGGAGTACAAGTAGACATTTAATTATAATTTATAACAGCCCTCTTTTAGTCTTTAGAAGAGGGTTTTCTATTTCTTTTGATTTTGATTCAATTGGCCTAAAGGTACCGACATCCAGCTTTGACCTCTTTTATAAACTTATGTGGCGTCTCAACATCTCGGTCTTACTGAAGTCGGCGTGTCAACCCAACTAAGTTTCTTTGGAAATACGAAGAGTTCTAAAGAGATTAAAATGCAAATTGATAGATTTATAAGTCTATAAACATAGCTTAGAATAAAACCTATAAACCAAGAAGAACGTAAAGCCTGCGTTAGGGATAGCAGTGGAAAGCCTATAAAGAAAAGCCTTTAAAAATAAAGCCTAGCCAAGCGACTAAGAGAAGCTCTGGGTAGGTTTATATTTTTTTAGGTTTTACTGAAATAGCTTGGAACATATAGCCCGACCTTCCCCAATCTAATGGGGAGGGCAACGCCCATAATTTAGTGATTTGTTTCTGTGTAGAGTTTTGTAAAATGCTTGTAGAAATATGGAATGGTCTCAATCCCTTTTAAGTAATTCCAAATCCCAAAATGCTCATTTGGAGAATGTATGGCATCGGAGTTAAGTCCAAACCCCATTAAGACGGTTTTACTTTGCAAATACTTTTCAAATAAGGAGACAATGGGAATGCTTCCACCGCTGCGTTGTGGGACAGCCGCTTTGCCAAAGACATCGTGGAAAGCAAGATCTGCAGCTTTATACTCGATACTGTCTATAGGAGTGACATAGCCTTGGCCACCGTGATGAGGGGTCACTTTCACCTTTACACTTTTTGGAGCGATGTTTTCGAAATGAGTTTTGAAAAGGTCCGTGATTTCTCTCCAATCTTGATTGGGAACTAATCGCATAGATATTTTGGCAAAGGCCTTACTTGGAATTACAGTTTTGGCGCCCTCTCCAGTATAGCCTCCCCAAATTCCATTGACATCTAGAGCAGGTCGAATGGAATTGCGCTCATTGGTTGAGTATCCATTTTCACCGTGAACATCATTAATGCCGATATGATTTTTATACTCTTCAAGATCGAAAGGGGCTTCCGCCATTTTTTCTCGTTCTAGCTCGCTCAACACGTCTACTTTATCATAAAATCCAGGGATGGTGATGTGATTGTCGTCATCATGAAGCGAAGCGATCATTTTTGATAAAATATTAATAGGATTGGCTACTGCTCCGCCGTACAGTCCAGAGTGTAAATCACGGTTTGAACTTTCGACTTCAACTTCAACATAGCTCAAACCCCTCAACCCAGTGGTGATAGAAGGAACTTCCTTGCTAATCATTCCTGTATCTGAAATCAAGACCACATCGTTGGTCAGTTTGTCTTGGTTGTGTTCTAAATACCACTCCAGACTCACACTTCCAACTTCTTCTTCGCCTTCGATCATAAATTTTACGTTGCAAGGCAATTCATCATTTTGAATCATGATTTCAAGCGCTTTCACGTGCATATACATTTGGCCTTTATCATCGCAAGCTCCTCTAGCAAATATAGCTCCCTCGGGATGGATCTCTGTTTTCTTGATCACAGGATCAAAAGGAGGGCTGCTCCATAAATCGAGAGGATCTGGGGGTTGCACGTCGTAATGTCCATAAACTAAAACCGTAGGCAGGGACTCGTCTATAATTTTTTCTCCATAAACAATTGGATTTCCTGGGGTTTCACAGATTTCAACTTTATCACATCCCGCAGCTTCCAAATTTATCTTTACGGCATCAGCAGTCAACAAAACTTCTTTTTTAAAATTAGGATCAGCGCTGACGGAAGGAATTTTAAGTAATTCCACTAACTCATCAATGAATCTTTGTCGGTGTTTATCTATATAAGTATTAATATTCATAGGTTTTTTTTAGAGTTTTTACAATATAAATTATTTTCTCGAAACATGATTTGAAAGTTGTATATATTATTTATATTTGCAATCGCAAAAGTAAACTCAATTATTAGATTATCAATTGCGAGTGTTGTGATCCCTAAGTGTTGGGAAGTAGACACGTTAAAAATACCAAATACAATTGCGGGCGTGGTGGCCCCGAAGTGTCGGGAGATAGACACGTTAGAAATACCAAATACAATTGCGGGCGTGGTGGAATTGGTAGACACGCTAGACTTAGGATCTAGTGCCGCGAGGTGTGAGAGTTCGAGTCTCTCCGCCCGTACTTTTAAGCTCTAATGACTTTAAAAAAGTCATTAGAGCTTTTTTAATAAATAGAGGAGTGGAGTTCGTTCCGATAGCAACCGGAACTCCGCCCGTACTTAACGAAAAGCTTCTCTTAACTGGGAAGCTTTTTTTATGCTTAAAATTTAATAGAGGAGTGGAGTTCGTTCCGATAGCTATCGGAACTCCGCCCGTACTTAACGAAAAGCTTCTCTTAACCGGGGAGCTTTTTTTATGCTTAAAATTTAATAGAGGAGTGAAGTTCGTTCAGGGAGCTATCGGAACTCCGCCCGTACAACTAAAGCTTCTCTTAATCGAGGAGCTTTTTTTATTTATAAGGTACAACAAATTAAGTCTAACCCTTACGTTTTAATATAGCCTAATTCTCGATTGATCTATAAAGGAATGTCATTTAGATCATTATATTTAATAGTATAAACACCCATTGATTTGCATTCTTTTTGAAACACCACTGGTAATAAATCTTTGTTTTCGTAGAAAATAAAAACCTTCTTACTTAATGCCATACAAAACCCTACAAATGTAAAAACAGAGTTTGGTCTTGAGTATTCCGATTGAGGCACTATAATAATAACATTCGAAGATTGCCTAATGTATTTTATAAATTCAAGATTAAATTTTTCATTATCACCAACATTTGAATCAAAACCAGCATCCTTTCTTTAGGGTAAATTAATATTCTAGATTTAGCTCTATCTTTTTGATACTTCCCATCAAAATGGACATTAAGTTTTTTAATTTCTATTGGGTTTAATTCCATGAGGCTTGCCTCGTGT
It contains:
- a CDS encoding MATE family efflux transporter is translated as MSKVNSEELGTKPIGALLIKQAVPASIGILVMSLNILVDTIFIGNWVGSIGIAAINVVLPVSFFIAALGMAIGIGGSSIISRALGANNDKKALKTFGNQITITLLVTITMVVVGLTFIDQLIPAFGGKGDIFDPARIYYRVVLYGVPVLALAMMGNTVIRAEGKPKFAMVAMIIPSVGNLIMDYVFINILDYGMLGAAWATTGSYILCLSYIVWFFLSKNSELKIRFSDFGFDYEILKEIGALGFVTLSRQAIVSVTYLLLNNILFDLGGESSVATYAIISRMLMFALFPVLGVTQGFLPIASYNYGAEEYGRLRETINKAIGYASAVAFIVFALIMIFPETIVSVFTQDAQVLRDTPSAMRWVFAAVPVIALQLIGSAYFQAIGKAGPALLLTLSRQGFTFIPLILILPQFYGEFGVWISFPLADILSTIITGYFLRKEVKTTLMVDEKSNQDIKAT
- a CDS encoding CopD family protein, which produces MDYNYIKSLHLIFVITWFAGLFYVPRLFIYHIEARQKPQPDRDILSEQLKIMAKRLWYIITWPSAVLSTIFAVWLLILVPGWLEQGWMHVKLVFVGLLFAYHIKNQFIFKQFQNDDIRWTSNGMRLWNEGPTLILFAIVFLVILKNSISWIWALLGLLGLGVILMLGVKLYKRIRNPKPSV
- a CDS encoding sensor histidine kinase gives rise to the protein MFNYKKSLRTRIFISMIALVVAASILIAGVTIYQFTQEAKELHREKLNRKENAIRANINYVLRTTTYPVDTKNLSLIFKEKIYEIQDIHNTEINIYDLDGYLLKSSFATFYMDSVETRMEPEKVESLENSAEKKYVDNFKINDQNYQSSYTYILDNYFKPIGILNLPYIEDDGFLEQELRGFLILLSQVYLIMLISAIVLAYFLSKYITRSLQSVSQKIIKTRLDQPNPKISLEEISYEIRPLIKAYNEMIDELEISALKLAKTEREEAWRQMARQVAHEIKNPLTPMRLSMQSFERKFNPNDPQIKERVNEFSKTIVQQIDNLSAIASAFSDFAKMPAQQNETLNAVEILRLALEIFNENHIHFNPEKENIKIKFDRNQLIRIITNLVKNALQATEHLENPVIEVKISTQEDDVMISVEDNGSGIPIDMQERIFEPRFTTKSSGMGLGLGMVKNIIETYKGDIKLTSKLEEGTIFTLKLPKSNTHDI
- a CDS encoding enoyl-CoA hydratase/isomerase family protein, translated to MTFENLQVDIENRIATVRIDRPKKLNALNRETIEELHQAFKALLSDEDTAVVILTGSGEKAFVAGADISEFSDYSVKEGKDLAAKGQETVFDYISNFPKPVIAAVNGFALGGGLELAMSAHFRVASDNAKLGLPETSLGVIPGYGGTQRLPQLVGKGRAMEMIMTAGMIDATTAKDYGLVNHVTTIEELLPLAHKLAGKILNNSMVAISSAIAAVNDNYKDGVNGFDTEIENFGTSFGTDDFKEGTQAFLNKRKANFK
- the hemB gene encoding porphobilinogen synthase yields the protein MFPLQRHRRLRQNDSIRSLIRETHLSPTDFIVPLFVVEGKGVKDEIDSMPNYYRFSLDLLAKEVKELWQMGLKSVLLFVKVEDALKDNRGVEATNPDGLMQRAIKTVKNAAPEMLVMTDVALDPYSIYGHDGIVDQGKIVNDRTNSFLAQMALSHAQAGANFVAPSDMMDGRILEIRSVLEDAHFMDTGIMSYSAKFASAFYGPFRDALDSAPVDVKGIPKDKKTYQMDFANRSEALKETFSDIDEGADIVMVKPGLCYLDIVRDIANEVEVPVAVYQVSGEYAMLKAASARGWLDHDAVMLEQLTAIKRAGASMIASYFAKDAVKLL
- the hemE gene encoding uroporphyrinogen decarboxylase; protein product: MIKNDLFLKALRGETVERPPVWMMRQAGRYLPDFMKLKAKYDFFTRCRTSELATEITVMPIHQVGTDAAILFSDILVVPQAMNIEVQMKPNFGPWLPNPIRDRKSLDQVIVPDVYEELGYVYEAIKMTKKELNDEVPLIGFAGSPWTIFCYCVQGQGSKNFDKAKEFCFTEPQMAHELLQKITDTTIAYLKGKVEAGVDAVQVFDSWGGMLSPVDYQEFSWPYIQQIIDALKDMIPVIAFGKGCWFALDVMAKSGASALGVDWTCSGRNARYLSGGNITLQGNFDPSRLFSPPKDIKRMVHEMIDEFGKDRYIVNLGHGILPNIPVENAKAFVEAVKEYK
- a CDS encoding dipeptidase, whose product is MNINTYIDKHRQRFIDELVELLKIPSVSADPNFKKEVLLTADAVKINLEAAGCDKVEICETPGNPIVYGEKIIDESLPTVLVYGHYDVQPPDPLDLWSSPPFDPVIKKTEIHPEGAIFARGACDDKGQMYMHVKALEIMIQNDELPCNVKFMIEGEEEVGSVSLEWYLEHNQDKLTNDVVLISDTGMISKEVPSITTGLRGLSYVEVEVESSNRDLHSGLYGGAVANPINILSKMIASLHDDDNHITIPGFYDKVDVLSELEREKMAEAPFDLEEYKNHIGINDVHGENGYSTNERNSIRPALDVNGIWGGYTGEGAKTVIPSKAFAKISMRLVPNQDWREITDLFKTHFENIAPKSVKVKVTPHHGGQGYVTPIDSIEYKAADLAFHDVFGKAAVPQRSGGSIPIVSLFEKYLQSKTVLMGFGLNSDAIHSPNEHFGIWNYLKGIETIPYFYKHFTKLYTETNH